In the genome of bacterium, one region contains:
- a CDS encoding sodium:solute symporter family protein — protein MTGGFGWLDTVVLIGYFIGITAFGLWMARRTRTSDGFFRGERKLSWWIMVGQAFGTGTHAEMPVAQAGATFQYGFAAIWYQWKNMLITPFYWFIAPWYRRSERTTVGEIVEDRYGRKLGMFYSIFAILFFVFSQGAMLQGAAKIISVA, from the coding sequence ATGACCGGCGGTTTTGGTTGGTTGGATACAGTCGTTCTGATCGGCTATTTTATCGGCATTACCGCTTTTGGTCTGTGGATGGCGCGGCGGACGCGCACCAGCGATGGCTTTTTCCGCGGCGAACGCAAACTCAGTTGGTGGATCATGGTCGGGCAGGCGTTCGGCACCGGCACCCATGCCGAGATGCCGGTGGCGCAGGCGGGAGCCACTTTCCAGTATGGGTTCGCCGCCATCTGGTACCAGTGGAAGAACATGCTGATCACGCCTTTTTACTGGTTCATCGCGCCGTGGTACCGCCGAAGTGAGCGCACGACGGTCGGGGAGATCGTCGAGGATCGGTACGGCCGAAAACTGGGCATGTTCTATTCGATCTTTGCCATCCTTTTCTTTGTGTTCAGCCAGGGCGCCATGCTGCAGGGCGCGGCTAAAATCATCTCAGTGGCCA